In Thermomicrobiales bacterium, a genomic segment contains:
- the aroB gene encoding 3-dehydroquinate synthase, which yields MLALPSMEHLQDTSRTVTEYHRIALIGFSGTGKTTTSRILADRLGWEVIDLDVALEEEYGKTIPEIFAQDGEVAFRQSERAQLARALSRERVVISTGGGAPASDDAWTPDLLGGPETLTVTLDARPETIHARLAAQQIREGSAFARPMLAGDDPIGRIASLKSSRLGYYDRSAVTFPVDRHSAIDVAHAIHSLLPNDGELIPSVTLDAASGSSEIFIEPGIRHAAGELIRHRWTKSKRVWILSDDNVDAAHGSEIADILERSGLAAERLTVPPGESSKRIGGAESLYDRMLGGHIERSDLVLALGGGVVGDLAGFVAATVLRGVGFVQMPTSLLAMVDSSVGGKTGINHTAGKNLIGAFYQPPLVLIDPHFLQTLPPRELRQGWAEVVKHAIIQPSTPNGEAADLEEFLNRNRRQLLGLQEPALTYALRRNVALKSRVVEADERESGVRAYLNFGHTIGHAIEASDYEYMHGEAVSIGMQAASQLSVREGRVALERAAEIAMLAEAYGLPTSGDFDPVRVIELLGSDKKRVSGKTSWVLLVAQGGVSISRDVPEEHVRAAIESVRC from the coding sequence TTGCTCGCGCTCCCATCGATGGAGCATCTGCAGGACACCAGCCGAACCGTGACCGAATATCACCGAATCGCTCTCATTGGTTTCAGTGGGACTGGCAAAACCACCACCAGCAGGATTCTCGCAGATCGCCTCGGCTGGGAGGTGATCGACTTGGATGTCGCGCTCGAAGAGGAATACGGCAAGACGATTCCGGAGATCTTCGCGCAGGATGGTGAAGTTGCGTTTCGCCAGTCAGAGCGCGCTCAGCTGGCGCGGGCACTGAGCAGGGAGCGCGTCGTCATCTCGACAGGTGGCGGCGCGCCAGCGTCCGACGACGCATGGACTCCTGATCTGCTCGGTGGTCCGGAAACGCTGACCGTCACGCTCGACGCCCGCCCAGAAACGATCCACGCACGGCTGGCAGCGCAACAGATCCGCGAGGGAAGCGCGTTCGCACGACCGATGCTGGCAGGCGACGATCCCATCGGCCGCATTGCTTCCCTCAAGTCCTCTCGTCTCGGCTATTACGACCGCTCGGCAGTCACGTTTCCGGTCGATCGCCATTCGGCGATCGATGTGGCCCACGCGATCCATTCGCTTCTCCCGAACGATGGAGAGCTCATTCCCTCGGTGACATTGGATGCCGCGTCTGGATCGTCCGAAATCTTCATCGAACCGGGCATCCGACATGCTGCCGGTGAGCTGATCCGCCACCGTTGGACAAAGTCAAAGCGCGTCTGGATCCTCAGCGATGACAATGTCGACGCAGCGCATGGGTCAGAGATCGCGGACATCCTCGAACGATCAGGCTTGGCTGCCGAACGGCTGACCGTCCCTCCCGGCGAATCGAGCAAGCGTATTGGCGGCGCCGAATCGCTCTACGACCGAATGCTCGGCGGCCACATCGAGCGAAGCGATCTCGTGCTGGCGCTGGGCGGCGGGGTCGTCGGGGACCTGGCCGGATTCGTGGCCGCCACCGTCTTGCGAGGTGTGGGATTCGTGCAGATGCCCACGTCGCTGCTGGCAATGGTCGACTCGAGTGTGGGCGGCAAGACCGGCATCAATCACACGGCCGGGAAGAACCTCATCGGAGCGTTCTATCAACCTCCGCTCGTGTTGATCGACCCGCACTTTCTGCAGACCCTGCCACCGCGCGAGCTTCGGCAGGGATGGGCCGAGGTCGTCAAGCATGCCATCATCCAGCCTTCGACCCCGAACGGCGAAGCCGCCGACCTGGAAGAATTCCTGAACCGAAATCGCCGGCAGCTGCTCGGGTTGCAAGAACCTGCGCTGACGTACGCACTCCGCCGCAATGTGGCGCTCAAGAGCCGCGTCGTCGAAGCGGATGAGCGGGAAAGCGGCGTTCGGGCGTATCTCAACTTCGGGCACACGATTGGCCACGCGATCGAAGCCAGCGACTACGAGTACATGCATGGCGAAGCGGTTTCGATCGGAATGCAGGCCGCGAGCCAGCTCTCCGTGCGGGAAGGACGGGTTGCCCTTGAGCGGGCAGCCGAAATCGCCATGCTGGCGGAAGCCTATGGACTGCCGACCAGCGGTGATTTCGATCCTGTCAGAGTGATCGAGCTGCTCGGCAGCGACAAGAAACGGGTGAGCGGCAAGACCAGCTGGGTTCTTCTCGTCGCGCAAGGCGGGGTATCGATTTCACGCGATGTACCGGAAGAGCATGTGCGCGCGGCGATCGAGTCAGTCCGCTGCTGA
- a CDS encoding ABC transporter substrate-binding protein: MSESRITNLVTRVQEGELNRRDFLIKAGAAGMTATMLSSMLVDRAMAAPSGGTSRYIVNQIDAKTLVIADTISGGDWLTLDPAWYYEINPTMAMFVIYEPLYYSPDGSDPTAIQPLLADGMPALSDDLLTATVKLRQDITFANTGNPMTADDVIFSFNRLAATQFQPSFLATDYWTEVKKVDDYTIEFTLAAPNSGLAAVLSSTPLSITDSKQVMEFGGTTDKPTYADDATDDEKAADASIIANKDAQELINNTSVGTGPYVVDQWDLTSSVILVANPNYWGEPPKFDQIIFTNVTEANAQLQAVQTGDADIAYSLNPDSAASVQEDPNLQLIEGPTLALQYLAMNLNPERGGAVSNPQVRQAIAHAINYQSIIDNILLGAGVRPALPIPLPLPGSEAMLEFAYQYDLAKAQELWDASGVGEQEIEITYDSDSVGEGGVNLETLATAVKADIEAINGAKVVLAPLPGTERIGNYRNKDFQATISPWTPDYPDVDTYATPFFRSETAAAARVGYSNPEVDALLDQGLAETDPAKREEIYLQIQQLVLPDTPYVVLYQPIDRKPANVAVQDVTVHPMYILNLRNGSKTE, from the coding sequence ATGTCCGAGTCCCGGATTACCAATCTCGTTACCCGAGTCCAGGAAGGCGAGCTCAATCGCCGCGATTTCTTGATCAAGGCTGGCGCGGCCGGCATGACGGCGACCATGTTGTCCAGCATGCTGGTCGACCGTGCAATGGCGGCGCCGAGCGGGGGAACATCCCGGTACATCGTCAACCAGATCGATGCAAAGACGCTGGTCATTGCCGACACGATCTCCGGCGGTGACTGGCTCACCCTCGATCCGGCCTGGTATTACGAGATCAATCCCACGATGGCGATGTTCGTCATCTACGAACCGCTCTACTATTCGCCGGATGGGTCCGACCCCACTGCCATCCAGCCGCTGCTGGCCGATGGCATGCCAGCGCTGAGCGACGATCTGCTGACCGCCACGGTCAAACTCCGCCAGGACATCACCTTCGCCAACACTGGCAACCCGATGACCGCGGACGATGTCATCTTCTCCTTCAACCGCCTGGCTGCGACGCAGTTCCAGCCGTCATTCCTTGCGACCGACTACTGGACCGAGGTGAAGAAGGTCGACGACTACACCATCGAGTTCACATTGGCGGCTCCGAACTCAGGTCTCGCTGCCGTGCTCTCTTCGACGCCTCTGTCGATCACCGACAGCAAGCAAGTGATGGAGTTTGGCGGCACTACCGACAAGCCAACGTATGCCGACGACGCGACCGACGACGAGAAGGCAGCCGATGCCAGCATCATCGCCAATAAGGACGCGCAAGAGCTGATCAACAACACCTCAGTGGGCACGGGTCCCTATGTGGTCGACCAGTGGGATCTGACGAGCTCGGTCATTCTCGTCGCGAACCCGAACTATTGGGGCGAGCCGCCGAAGTTCGACCAGATCATCTTCACGAACGTCACGGAGGCCAACGCCCAGTTGCAGGCCGTTCAGACCGGCGATGCGGACATAGCCTATTCGCTCAACCCGGATAGCGCCGCCTCGGTGCAGGAAGACCCCAATCTCCAGCTGATCGAGGGTCCGACCCTGGCGCTGCAATATCTGGCGATGAATCTGAACCCCGAGCGCGGCGGCGCAGTATCGAACCCGCAGGTGCGCCAGGCGATCGCCCACGCAATCAACTACCAGTCGATTATCGACAACATCCTGCTTGGCGCCGGTGTCCGGCCCGCGCTGCCGATTCCGCTGCCGCTTCCGGGGTCCGAGGCTATGCTCGAGTTCGCGTACCAGTACGATCTGGCAAAGGCGCAGGAGCTTTGGGACGCCTCTGGTGTCGGCGAGCAGGAAATCGAGATCACCTATGACTCGGACAGCGTGGGTGAAGGCGGTGTGAACCTCGAAACGCTGGCCACCGCGGTCAAGGCGGATATCGAAGCGATCAACGGGGCCAAAGTTGTCTTGGCTCCCCTCCCTGGAACCGAGCGCATCGGGAACTACCGAAACAAGGACTTCCAGGCAACGATCTCTCCCTGGACTCCAGACTATCCGGACGTCGACACGTATGCCACTCCGTTCTTCCGCTCCGAAACAGCGGCGGCGGCCCGCGTCGGCTATTCGAACCCGGAAGTCGATGCGCTCCTGGATCAGGGATTGGCGGAGACCGATCCGGCCAAGCGTGAAGAGATCTACCTGCAGATCCAACAGCTGGTCCTGCCAGACACCCCGTATGTGGTGCTGTACCAGCCGATCGACCGAAAGCCGGCGAATGTCGCGGTTCAGGATGTGACGGTGCACCCGATGTACATCCTCAATCTGCGCAACGGGAGCAAGACCGAGTAG
- a CDS encoding ABC transporter permease, with protein sequence MGLWRYIAYRFVQALVVLFFVSIATFVLMHAVPGDPLNAVIGERQADRPEVRATLERQYGLDKPLPVQYVYYVKNLLRGDMGTTITDRKDVREELGKVVPATMELAFAAMLFAIAVGVPLGIIAAVKQGKWPDHLARFISLIGTSIPVFWLGLLLAYLVTYRWQILPRSGQLDVGMRKPPHVTGFISVDSLLAGQTDTFWSFSQHIILPAIVLGAFAMGIISRMLRSSLVAALNDDYVRTARAKGVSEYSVVRRHALRNAMIPTITVIGLTFASLLAGAVLTETIFSWPGLGQFAVRMALKLDYPGLIGVTLVVAVVYIIINFLVDVLYGILDPRIRIG encoded by the coding sequence ATGGGCCTTTGGAGATACATCGCATACCGCTTCGTTCAGGCGCTGGTTGTGCTCTTCTTCGTCAGTATCGCCACGTTCGTCTTGATGCACGCCGTTCCGGGAGACCCACTCAACGCTGTCATTGGTGAACGGCAGGCGGACCGGCCCGAGGTGCGCGCGACGCTGGAGCGCCAATACGGCCTCGACAAGCCGCTGCCTGTGCAATATGTCTACTATGTCAAGAACCTTTTGCGCGGCGACATGGGCACGACCATTACCGACCGCAAAGATGTTCGCGAGGAGCTCGGGAAAGTCGTTCCCGCCACAATGGAGCTGGCGTTCGCCGCCATGCTCTTTGCGATCGCCGTCGGCGTGCCGCTCGGCATCATCGCGGCGGTGAAGCAAGGAAAGTGGCCAGACCATCTCGCGCGGTTCATATCCCTGATCGGCACCTCCATCCCCGTCTTTTGGCTCGGACTGCTGCTGGCATATCTGGTCACCTACCGGTGGCAGATCCTGCCCAGATCCGGCCAGCTCGATGTGGGCATGCGTAAACCTCCGCATGTCACCGGTTTCATCTCTGTCGATTCCCTGTTGGCTGGTCAGACGGACACCTTCTGGAGCTTCAGCCAGCACATCATCTTGCCGGCGATCGTGCTGGGCGCGTTCGCAATGGGGATCATCTCCCGCATGCTGCGCTCGTCGCTGGTCGCCGCTCTGAATGACGACTATGTTCGAACGGCGCGCGCCAAGGGCGTCAGCGAATACAGCGTGGTTCGCAGGCACGCGCTCCGCAACGCGATGATCCCGACCATCACGGTCATCGGGCTCACATTCGCCAGTCTGCTGGCCGGAGCCGTGCTCACCGAGACGATTTTCTCCTGGCCCGGTTTGGGGCAGTTCGCAGTCCGCATGGCGCTGAAGCTGGACTATCCAGGCCTCATCGGCGTGACGCTGGTGGTGGCAGTGGTGTACATCATCATCAACTTCCTGGTCGATGTCTTGTACGGCATCCTCGACCCACGCATCCGGATCGGGTAG
- a CDS encoding ABC transporter permease: MASVTTAVSTVEIAEMGTMPKHRSQLSMVLYTLRREPVAMIGFLIVAGWLLLALIAPILPLEDPNFVQMDRKLQAPSWSHPFGTDDVGRDLVSRVIYASRVSVPAGILVVAITVVIGCTIGAIAGFAGGKLDTLIMRICDAVLSFPSIILAMAIAAARGGPGLSNAMIAVILVLWPEYARLMRGQVLTIKENEFVTAAKSVGVSGPRVLFRHILPSTDAPIVVKATLDVGAAIVLTAGLSFIGIGAVPPTAEWGAMVNQGAKIGLQYWWYSTFPGLAILTVVMGLNFFGDGLRDALDPRRRHR; the protein is encoded by the coding sequence ATGGCATCGGTGACAACCGCGGTCTCCACCGTCGAAATTGCCGAAATGGGAACGATGCCCAAGCATCGCTCCCAGCTCAGCATGGTGCTCTACACCCTCAGACGAGAACCAGTGGCGATGATCGGATTCCTGATCGTTGCCGGATGGCTCTTGCTCGCGCTGATCGCCCCGATCTTGCCGCTGGAAGATCCCAACTTCGTGCAGATGGACCGTAAGCTGCAAGCACCATCCTGGAGTCACCCATTCGGCACGGACGACGTCGGGCGCGATCTCGTGAGCCGCGTTATCTACGCGTCGCGTGTATCGGTGCCGGCCGGCATCCTCGTCGTGGCGATCACGGTAGTTATCGGTTGCACCATCGGCGCCATTGCGGGGTTTGCAGGCGGCAAGCTCGACACCCTCATCATGCGTATCTGCGATGCCGTGCTCTCGTTTCCGTCGATCATTCTGGCGATGGCGATCGCGGCCGCCCGTGGCGGTCCAGGTCTCTCGAATGCCATGATCGCGGTGATCCTCGTGCTTTGGCCGGAATATGCGCGGCTCATGCGCGGACAAGTGCTCACCATCAAGGAAAACGAGTTCGTGACCGCGGCCAAGTCCGTCGGCGTGTCGGGGCCACGCGTGCTCTTCCGGCATATCTTGCCGAGCACCGACGCACCCATTGTGGTCAAGGCAACCCTCGACGTCGGCGCAGCCATCGTCCTTACAGCCGGCTTGAGCTTCATCGGGATCGGCGCCGTTCCTCCCACCGCTGAATGGGGAGCCATGGTCAACCAGGGCGCCAAGATCGGTCTGCAATACTGGTGGTATTCGACCTTCCCCGGGCTGGCGATCCTGACGGTCGTCATGGGTCTGAACTTCTTTGGCGATGGATTGCGCGATGCGCTCGACCCTCGACGTCGACACCGTTGA
- a CDS encoding YbaK/EbsC family protein, with protein sequence MSSPGTSRVQAVIDRLDLDAELISTPQGVPTVEAAAAALGVAADRIIKTLVFIGPAGELVVAIACGADKVDRHKLAEAASLPKVRIAPPEDVRSTTGYPAGGVAPIDLPEDAIVVVDAAVAGQAELYGGSGDDLHMLRIQSADIVRLNRATIARILRDPDP encoded by the coding sequence TTGAGCAGCCCAGGTACCAGCCGCGTTCAAGCGGTCATCGATCGCCTCGACCTCGATGCGGAGCTCATTTCCACACCCCAGGGAGTTCCGACTGTCGAAGCAGCTGCGGCGGCGCTCGGCGTTGCGGCAGATCGCATCATCAAGACACTGGTCTTCATTGGCCCTGCCGGTGAGCTGGTCGTTGCAATTGCTTGTGGCGCCGACAAGGTCGATCGGCACAAGCTTGCCGAAGCAGCCAGCCTCCCGAAAGTCCGTATTGCTCCTCCCGAGGATGTTCGCTCCACCACTGGCTATCCCGCTGGCGGTGTCGCGCCGATCGATCTCCCGGAGGATGCAATCGTGGTGGTCGATGCAGCGGTTGCCGGGCAGGCTGAGCTCTACGGTGGTTCGGGGGACGACCTGCATATGCTGCGCATCCAAAGCGCCGATATCGTTCGTCTGAATCGGGCAACGATCGCCCGGATTCTCCGCGATCCGGACCCGTAG
- the ychF gene encoding redox-regulated ATPase YchF — MTTKLVIIGLPSSGKSTVFNALSRSTAETGSFGGDDEPNLATVKVPDQRLDTLTELFQPQRRVPADVQYLDVRGIDKGVSEQGMSGQLLGHLSQGDALVHVVRAFEDESTPHPEGSVDPARDIETMNLELAFSDLAVVDKRLQRVVQQLPKMKGTEQEAYEREQKLMERLKATLEADTPLREIVDELEEEDRKLLRGFGLLTIKPLLILVNLGEGQLGETGDQLIEKLREQFAAPGVAIDGLAGQIEMEIGQLEAEDAAVFMEDLGIDESSRDRIIRVSFELLGLMPFFTVGPDECRAWTIRRGTPAVEAAGAIHSDIQRGFIRAEIVGYQDLIDAGSLAETKKRGTFRREGKTYIVEDGDVINFLFNV, encoded by the coding sequence GTGACCACCAAACTCGTGATCATCGGCTTGCCCAGCTCCGGCAAGTCGACGGTCTTCAATGCCCTGTCTCGCTCCACGGCCGAAACTGGCTCGTTCGGCGGCGATGACGAACCGAACCTGGCTACCGTCAAGGTGCCCGACCAGCGGCTCGATACCCTGACCGAGCTCTTTCAGCCCCAGCGCCGTGTCCCAGCCGACGTGCAGTATCTGGATGTGCGTGGCATCGACAAGGGCGTTTCCGAACAGGGGATGAGCGGCCAGCTGCTTGGTCACCTGAGTCAGGGCGATGCGCTCGTGCACGTGGTGCGCGCGTTCGAAGATGAATCGACTCCCCATCCAGAGGGATCGGTCGATCCGGCTCGCGACATCGAGACCATGAATCTCGAGCTCGCCTTTTCCGATCTCGCCGTTGTCGACAAACGCCTGCAACGCGTCGTGCAGCAACTGCCCAAGATGAAGGGAACCGAACAAGAGGCATACGAACGCGAGCAGAAGCTGATGGAGCGACTGAAGGCTACGCTGGAAGCCGATACCCCGCTCCGGGAGATCGTCGATGAGCTCGAGGAAGAGGATCGCAAGCTCCTGCGTGGGTTTGGTCTACTGACGATCAAGCCGCTGCTGATCCTGGTCAACCTCGGGGAGGGCCAGCTTGGCGAAACGGGTGACCAACTCATCGAGAAATTGCGCGAGCAATTCGCCGCCCCAGGCGTGGCGATCGACGGTTTGGCCGGACAGATCGAGATGGAAATCGGGCAGCTCGAAGCAGAGGATGCCGCCGTCTTCATGGAGGACCTGGGCATCGACGAATCGAGCCGCGACCGAATCATCCGGGTTTCCTTCGAGCTTCTTGGCCTCATGCCCTTTTTCACCGTTGGCCCGGACGAGTGTCGTGCCTGGACGATACGACGCGGAACGCCCGCGGTCGAAGCAGCGGGCGCGATTCACTCCGACATTCAGCGCGGGTTCATTCGGGCCGAGATCGTCGGGTATCAGGACCTGATCGATGCGGGCAGTCTCGCTGAAACAAAGAAGCGCGGAACGTTCCGGCGCGAAGGCAAGACCTACATCGTCGAGGACGGCGATGTCATCAACTTCCTCTTCAACGTGTAG
- a CDS encoding phosphoribosylanthranilate isomerase: MTMVPSGPLVKICGLRTPELAQVTSDAGADLIGFVFASSRRQVTAEQARDIIEALDGPAVPVGLFVDHSVEEINATARAAGLEILQLHWRADESDFQRFELPYYAVRRTEPGATYDEIAPELDRLLSSPNPPLWIMVDAYHPTQSGGTGHLADWELSRRLAASFPLMLAGGLNPENVANAIAQVRPAHVDVSSGVEVDGIKSPELVRAFVANARAAFDTYSSASEITVQS, from the coding sequence ATGACGATGGTTCCGTCGGGTCCGCTCGTGAAGATCTGTGGTCTGCGCACGCCGGAGCTCGCCCAGGTTACCAGCGATGCGGGCGCTGATCTGATCGGATTTGTTTTCGCGTCATCCCGCCGGCAGGTTACGGCCGAGCAAGCGCGCGACATCATCGAGGCGCTGGACGGCCCGGCAGTTCCGGTTGGGCTCTTTGTCGACCATTCCGTCGAGGAGATCAATGCAACGGCGCGCGCGGCGGGATTGGAAATCCTGCAACTGCACTGGCGCGCAGATGAGTCTGACTTCCAGCGATTCGAACTCCCGTACTACGCCGTGCGCAGGACCGAACCGGGCGCCACGTACGACGAGATCGCTCCAGAGCTCGACCGTCTGCTGAGCTCGCCGAATCCGCCGTTGTGGATCATGGTCGATGCGTATCATCCCACCCAGAGCGGCGGAACCGGGCACCTGGCTGATTGGGAGCTTTCCCGCAGGCTCGCCGCGTCGTTTCCGCTCATGCTCGCCGGAGGGCTCAACCCGGAGAATGTCGCCAACGCGATTGCGCAGGTGCGCCCGGCGCATGTGGACGTGAGCAGCGGTGTCGAAGTCGATGGAATCAAGTCGCCCGAGCTGGTGCGAGCATTTGTCGCCAATGCCCGCGCGGCGTTCGATACCTATTCCTCCGCGTCGGAGATCACGGTCCAGTCCTGA
- the trpC gene encoding indole-3-glycerol phosphate synthase TrpC, producing MIDTTTGIIETGTILDRIIERTALDVAARKQAVSIESLRQQAATAAPAISLRTALSGPGLSLIAEIKRASPSKGRFPVEFEVEHVASSYTRSGADAISVLTDEPFFQGSLADLRATAEVAHTAERSIPVLRKDFIIDEYQLIEARANGADATLLIVGALTDERLRTLMAAADAAGIETLVEVHDESEMERALRAGASLIGINNRDLRTFAVDLAVTERLAPMVPETVTLVGESGIFTAEDAERMRTAGMDAVLVGESLIVASDRATAIGQIKSASARGPRQ from the coding sequence ATGATCGATACGACCACTGGCATCATCGAAACCGGCACCATTCTCGACCGTATCATCGAGCGAACCGCGCTCGATGTGGCGGCTCGCAAGCAGGCCGTTTCGATCGAGTCCCTGAGACAGCAGGCTGCTACTGCCGCGCCGGCGATCAGTTTGCGAACGGCTCTGAGCGGACCAGGACTTTCGCTCATCGCCGAAATCAAGCGCGCGTCGCCATCCAAGGGACGCTTCCCCGTGGAGTTCGAGGTCGAACACGTCGCATCGAGCTACACGAGATCGGGAGCCGATGCGATCTCGGTGCTGACCGACGAGCCGTTTTTCCAGGGATCGTTGGCTGACTTGCGGGCGACAGCAGAGGTCGCGCACACGGCCGAACGGTCGATTCCCGTGCTCCGCAAGGACTTCATCATCGACGAGTATCAGTTGATCGAGGCACGCGCCAATGGCGCGGACGCCACGTTGCTGATCGTTGGAGCGCTGACCGACGAACGGCTCCGCACGCTCATGGCGGCTGCCGACGCGGCAGGTATCGAGACGCTGGTAGAGGTTCACGATGAGTCCGAGATGGAACGTGCCCTTCGCGCGGGCGCATCGCTGATTGGCATCAACAACCGGGATCTGCGCACGTTTGCGGTCGATCTGGCCGTTACCGAACGATTGGCGCCGATGGTTCCCGAGACAGTGACATTGGTCGGGGAAAGCGGAATCTTCACTGCCGAGGACGCGGAACGTATGCGGACCGCAGGAATGGATGCAGTGCTGGTGGGCGAATCTCTGATCGTGGCGTCCGATCGGGCAACGGCGATAGGGCAGATCAAGTCGGCTAGCGCGCGTGGACCGCGGCAATGA
- the trpD gene encoding anthranilate phosphoribosyltransferase — MTEDFDIKSAIRKVVEGESLTFDESVQAMDQIMSGNATPAQIASLLTAMRIRGETVDEIAGFASTMRAHSRHVELSPGTVAIDTCGTGGDHSGTFNISTTAAFVIAGAGIKVAKHGNRSVTSGCGSADLLEALGVAIELEPEQVSSLVDEAGIAFMFAPAYHPGFRHAGPVRREIGIRTVFNFLGPMTNPAKVKRQLIGVGDGSVSDRLAAAQDRLGSERVLVVHSSEGFDEFGLGGPSRVTEFDRSTGVRTYDVDAVDHGLGRAPAAAVKGGDAARNVEITRAVLAGEPGAYRDIVLLNAGAGIYAAGQADSIAEGIEIARQSLDSGAAASVVERLVSASNRPTTERVSA, encoded by the coding sequence ATGACCGAAGATTTCGATATCAAGTCCGCGATTCGCAAGGTCGTCGAAGGCGAATCGCTCACCTTCGACGAGTCGGTACAGGCGATGGATCAGATCATGAGCGGCAATGCCACACCCGCGCAGATCGCCTCGCTCCTGACCGCAATGCGCATACGCGGTGAAACCGTCGATGAAATTGCCGGGTTCGCAAGCACGATGCGCGCGCATTCGCGGCATGTGGAGTTGTCGCCAGGCACGGTCGCCATCGACACCTGTGGCACCGGCGGCGATCACTCCGGCACGTTCAATATCTCGACCACCGCCGCGTTTGTGATTGCCGGAGCGGGCATCAAGGTCGCCAAGCACGGAAACCGCTCGGTGACCAGCGGCTGCGGATCGGCGGACCTGCTGGAGGCACTGGGCGTTGCGATCGAACTCGAGCCCGAGCAGGTTTCGTCGCTGGTGGACGAAGCTGGCATCGCGTTCATGTTCGCGCCCGCGTACCACCCAGGGTTTCGCCATGCGGGCCCGGTCCGGAGAGAGATCGGCATTCGCACGGTGTTCAATTTCCTTGGGCCGATGACAAACCCCGCCAAGGTGAAACGGCAGCTGATCGGCGTTGGGGACGGTTCTGTCTCGGATCGCCTGGCCGCCGCGCAAGACCGGCTCGGGAGCGAGCGGGTGCTCGTGGTTCATTCCTCCGAGGGTTTCGATGAGTTCGGCCTTGGAGGACCATCGCGAGTGACCGAGTTCGATCGGTCGACCGGCGTTCGCACCTACGATGTCGATGCCGTGGATCATGGACTTGGACGGGCTCCCGCTGCCGCGGTGAAGGGTGGAGATGCTGCCCGGAATGTGGAGATCACCCGGGCTGTGCTCGCGGGTGAACCGGGCGCCTATCGCGACATTGTCCTGCTCAATGCCGGTGCGGGTATCTACGCAGCCGGACAGGCGGACTCGATCGCGGAGGGCATCGAGATCGCGCGGCAATCGCTCGATTCCGGCGCGGCCGCCTCGGTTGTCGAACGGCTTGTCTCGGCGTCCAACCGGCCCACAACTGAGAGGGTGTCCGCCTGA
- a CDS encoding aminodeoxychorismate/anthranilate synthase component II → MILLIDNYDSFTFNLYQFLSELGAQVVVHRNDQITLEEIDAMRDLDGVVVSPGPCTPREAGISINVIEHMAGKTPVLGVCLGHQSIGEAFGGDVVRAPQLMHGKTSMVHHDGKGIFQGLPDPFVATRYHSLIVDRETLPEQLEITAETEDGIIMGLQHREYPVYGVQFHPESILTPVGKQLLGNFLATTGAKPSTAVQQALIGY, encoded by the coding sequence ATGATTCTGTTGATCGACAACTACGACTCGTTCACCTTCAATCTCTATCAATTCCTCAGCGAGCTCGGCGCCCAGGTGGTCGTGCACCGAAACGACCAGATCACCCTCGAAGAGATCGACGCTATGCGCGATCTCGACGGCGTGGTCGTTTCCCCCGGGCCCTGCACGCCCAGAGAGGCGGGCATTTCGATCAATGTGATCGAGCACATGGCTGGCAAGACGCCGGTGCTCGGGGTCTGTCTGGGGCATCAATCGATCGGCGAGGCGTTTGGCGGCGATGTCGTTCGCGCCCCGCAGCTGATGCATGGGAAGACGTCGATGGTCCATCACGACGGAAAGGGAATCTTCCAGGGACTGCCCGATCCGTTCGTCGCGACTCGCTATCACTCGTTGATCGTCGATCGCGAGACGCTGCCCGAGCAACTGGAGATTACGGCAGAGACCGAGGACGGCATCATCATGGGACTGCAACATCGGGAGTATCCCGTCTACGGGGTGCAGTTCCACCCTGAATCGATTCTGACTCCGGTTGGCAAGCAACTGCTGGGGAACTTCCTCGCGACCACCGGAGCCAAACCGAGCACGGCTGTGCAACAGGCCCTCATCGGCTATTGA